A region of the Stutzerimonas stutzeri genome:
GCTGGAAGTCCACGCCGCGGCGCAGGGTCATGCCGGTGGCGAGCACGTCGAGCACCGTGAGCTGGATGATGCGCGAGGTCATCGGCATGTAGATGTCGGTGTCCTCGGGCAGCGGAATGTTCAGGCTCAGCGTGCTGGCCTGTGCCAGCGGTGAGCCGGCGGCGGTCAGGCCGAGTACCGAGGCGCCGTTCTGGCGGGCGATGCGCGCCACCTCCACCAGCTCGCGGGTACGCCCGGTGTAGGAAATGATCACGAACAGCTCGCCGGTGTGCGCCACCGAGGCCAGCATGCGCTGCATCAGCACGTCCGAATGGGCGGTCACTGCCAGGTTGAAGCGGAAGAACTTGTGTTGCGCGTCCAGTGCCACGGAGGCCGAGGCGCCGAGGCCGAAGAAGTGAATCTGCCGGGCCTGGATCATCAGGTCCACGGCGCGGCTGACCAGCTGCGGGTCGAGGCTCTGGCAGGCGCTGTCCAGCGAGGCGATGGCCGAGCCGAAGATCTTGCGGGTGTATTCCGCTGGGCCGTCGTCGGGTTCCACCGCCTGGCTGACGTAGGCGGCGCCGCTGGCCAGGCTCTGCGCCAGCTGCATCTTCAGTTCCGGATAACCGCTGACGCCGAACGAGCGACAGAAGCGATTCACTGTCGGCTCGCTGACCTGCGCGGTCTGCGCCAGGGTGGCGATGCTGAAGCGGGTGGCCTGCTGCGGGTTGCGCAGGATCACCTCGGCGACCTTGCGCTCGGCCTTGTTGAGGTCTTCGATGCGGCG
Encoded here:
- a CDS encoding MurR/RpiR family transcriptional regulator codes for the protein MDRVHNLLEQIQRRIEDLNKAERKVAEVILRNPQQATRFSIATLAQTAQVSEPTVNRFCRSFGVSGYPELKMQLAQSLASGAAYVSQAVEPDDGPAEYTRKIFGSAIASLDSACQSLDPQLVSRAVDLMIQARQIHFFGLGASASVALDAQHKFFRFNLAVTAHSDVLMQRMLASVAHTGELFVIISYTGRTRELVEVARIARQNGASVLGLTAAGSPLAQASTLSLNIPLPEDTDIYMPMTSRIIQLTVLDVLATGMTLRRGVDFQPHLRKVKESLNASRYPADEEPS